In one window of Bradyrhizobium sp. AZCC 1721 DNA:
- a CDS encoding SDR family NAD(P)-dependent oxidoreductase, producing the protein MGRLEGKSVIITGAGSGIGRAASVLFSKEGAKLVIVDRTEGVKETAKLVSDAGGTVEAVMADAGSEADVKAFIDKAVSKYGRLDAIWANAGVSGGLVPLAEQTVEHWQEVLRINLIGPFLAIKHSMPHMIRQQSGSIVCTASVAGLKAGASGHPYGASKAGVISLVQTTAYSLSGTGVRINAVCPGLIETGMTKPVFDRAKERGTSDKIGQLNPLKRAGQPHELAAMGLFLASDEASYVNGQAIPVDGGLTASMPYTGKPV; encoded by the coding sequence ATGGGCCGCCTCGAAGGCAAATCCGTCATCATCACAGGTGCCGGAAGCGGCATCGGACGCGCAGCATCGGTGCTGTTTTCCAAGGAAGGGGCGAAGCTCGTCATCGTCGACCGGACCGAGGGCGTAAAGGAAACCGCCAAGCTCGTCAGCGATGCCGGTGGCACCGTCGAGGCCGTGATGGCGGATGCCGGTTCGGAAGCCGATGTGAAGGCGTTCATCGACAAGGCGGTTTCGAAATACGGCCGGCTCGATGCGATCTGGGCCAATGCCGGTGTCAGCGGCGGGCTGGTGCCGCTGGCCGAGCAGACCGTCGAACACTGGCAGGAAGTTTTGCGCATCAATCTGATCGGGCCATTTCTCGCGATCAAGCATTCGATGCCACACATGATCAGGCAGCAGTCCGGCTCGATCGTCTGCACCGCTTCCGTTGCAGGGCTTAAAGCCGGCGCCAGCGGTCATCCCTATGGCGCGAGCAAGGCCGGCGTCATCAGCCTGGTGCAGACCACGGCCTATTCGCTGTCCGGCACCGGCGTGCGCATCAACGCGGTCTGCCCCGGCCTGATCGAGACCGGCATGACCAAGCCGGTATTCGACCGCGCCAAGGAGCGCGGCACTTCCGACAAGATCGGCCAGCTCAATCCCCTGAAGCGCGCCGGCCAGCCGCACGAGCTCGCCGCGATGGGCCTGTTCCTCGCCAGCGACGAGGCTTCCTACGTCAACGGCCAGGCGATCCCGGTCGACGGCGGCCTCACCGCGTCGATGCCGTATACGGGGAAGCCAGTCTGA
- a CDS encoding DMT family transporter: MALSPNIRGSLLMAVSMAAFTMNDSITKAVSSEMNFGQVMLVRGLFAIVLVAAFAWHQGALRPLRTLVQKPVALRVIGEIGGTISFMAALVHLPLANTSAIFQALPLAITLGAAVIFGEPVGWRRWSAIVAGFVGVLIIVRPGLAGFSEYSLFALVSVAFCALRDLATRKIPAKIPSLFITLLTTVTVTAAGGAILVPLGGWTPPSASALGLQALAAVLLLIGYQCIISALRSGDISAVAPFRYSALLWAMLLGYLAFGDVPDAMMVLGASIIVLSGLYAFYRERIRHRALAAESSGLPPDGL, encoded by the coding sequence TTGGCACTCTCTCCGAATATCCGCGGCAGCCTGCTCATGGCGGTGTCCATGGCGGCGTTCACCATGAACGACTCCATCACCAAGGCGGTGTCGTCAGAGATGAACTTCGGCCAGGTGATGCTGGTGCGCGGGCTGTTCGCGATCGTGCTGGTCGCAGCGTTCGCCTGGCATCAGGGTGCGTTGCGTCCGCTGCGCACGCTGGTGCAAAAACCGGTGGCGCTCAGGGTGATCGGCGAGATCGGCGGCACGATCTCGTTCATGGCAGCGCTCGTGCATCTGCCGCTCGCCAACACCTCGGCGATCTTCCAGGCGCTGCCGCTGGCGATCACGCTCGGCGCCGCAGTGATATTTGGCGAGCCGGTCGGCTGGCGGCGCTGGTCGGCGATTGTCGCAGGCTTCGTCGGCGTGCTCATCATCGTGCGGCCGGGGTTGGCAGGCTTCAGCGAGTACTCGCTGTTCGCGCTGGTGTCGGTGGCGTTCTGCGCACTGCGGGACCTCGCAACGCGGAAAATTCCGGCGAAGATTCCCTCGCTGTTCATCACCTTGTTGACCACCGTGACCGTCACGGCGGCCGGCGGGGCTATCCTCGTTCCGCTCGGCGGCTGGACGCCGCCATCGGCGAGCGCCCTTGGCCTGCAGGCGCTGGCCGCGGTGCTGCTGCTGATCGGCTATCAATGCATCATTTCGGCGCTGCGCTCGGGCGACATCTCGGCGGTGGCGCCGTTCCGCTATTCCGCGCTGCTATGGGCGATGCTGCTCGGCTACCTCGCGTTCGGCGATGTACCCGATGCCATGATGGTGCTGGGCGCCTCGATCATCGTGTTGTCAGGCCTCTACGCCTTCTACCGCGAGCGCATCCGCCACCGCGCGCTGGCGGCAGAGTCATCGGGCCTGCCGCCGGACGGGTTGTGA
- a CDS encoding phosphotransferase family protein, whose product MADGVRKDEEFSGTKEVEERHRINEASLDGWMREHVEGYQGPLKVLQFKGGQSNPTYKLETPARSYVMRRKPFGKLLPSAHAVDREFRVIAALGKQGFPVAKAYALCTDDAVIGAAFYIMSMEDGRVFWDPTLPSQTPDDRRKIFTSKIETLAKLHVFNPEAIGLGDFGKPGNYFARQIDRWTKQYRASETQHIPEFEKVAEWLPRTVPEQKRVSIVHGDYRLDNMIFHATEPRVQAVLDWELSTLGDPMADFTYLLMQWTMPGLEKADLKALNIPSVEEAAQIYCNVTGMEVPDLNWYFAYNMFRLAGITQGIAGRIRDGTAANAKALESAARTVPLSKSSWEYAQKAGAT is encoded by the coding sequence GTGGCGGACGGCGTCAGGAAAGACGAAGAGTTCTCGGGCACCAAGGAAGTCGAGGAGCGCCATCGCATCAACGAGGCGAGCCTCGACGGCTGGATGCGCGAGCATGTCGAGGGCTACCAGGGGCCGCTAAAGGTCCTGCAGTTCAAGGGCGGCCAGTCCAACCCGACCTACAAGCTCGAAACGCCGGCCCGATCCTACGTGATGCGCCGAAAACCGTTCGGCAAATTGCTGCCGTCAGCGCATGCGGTCGACCGCGAGTTCCGCGTCATTGCAGCGCTCGGCAAGCAGGGCTTTCCGGTCGCGAAGGCCTACGCGCTGTGCACCGACGATGCCGTGATCGGGGCCGCCTTCTACATCATGTCGATGGAAGACGGCCGGGTATTTTGGGACCCGACACTGCCGAGCCAGACGCCGGACGACCGGCGCAAGATCTTCACCAGCAAGATCGAGACGCTGGCGAAGCTCCACGTCTTCAATCCGGAAGCGATCGGGCTTGGCGATTTCGGCAAGCCGGGCAATTATTTCGCGCGCCAGATCGACCGCTGGACCAAGCAATACCGCGCCTCGGAAACCCAGCACATTCCGGAATTCGAAAAAGTAGCCGAATGGCTGCCGCGAACTGTACCTGAACAGAAGCGCGTCTCGATCGTTCACGGCGACTACCGCCTCGACAACATGATTTTCCACGCGACGGAACCGCGGGTGCAGGCGGTGCTGGACTGGGAGCTGTCGACGCTCGGCGATCCCATGGCCGACTTCACCTATCTGTTGATGCAGTGGACCATGCCGGGCTTGGAAAAAGCCGATCTCAAGGCGCTGAACATTCCGAGCGTGGAGGAGGCGGCGCAGATCTACTGCAACGTCACCGGCATGGAAGTGCCCGATCTCAACTGGTATTTCGCCTACAACATGTTCCGCCTCGCCGGCATTACGCAGGGTATCGCCGGACGTATTCGCGATGGCACCGCTGCGAACGCCAAGGCGCTGGAGTCGGCGGCGCGCACCGTGCCGCTGTCGAAGTCTTCCTGGGAATACGCTCAGAAGGCCGGCGCGACCTAA
- a CDS encoding acyl-CoA dehydrogenase family protein, whose protein sequence is MNFDMSDKQKEWLNRVRAFMNTHVRPAVPIYKQQDAQGERWKVIPILEDLKKKARAEGLWNMFMPPSSHEDDEFRGAGLTNLEYAPLSEEMGRISWASEVFNCSAPDTGNMEVFMRYATKEQKRKWLRPLMDGEIRSAFLMTEPAVASSDATNIETRIEKDGDHYVINGRKWWSSGVGDPRCKVAILMGKTDPNAARHQQQSQIIVPLDTPGIKVEKMLPVFGFDDAPHGHAQVLLENVRVPKENILLGEGKGFEIAQGRLGPGRIHHCMRTIGKAEEALEKMVRRLSSRTAFGKKIIEHSVWEQRIAEARIDIEMNRLLCLKAADMMDKVGNKTAQLEIAMIKVAAPNMALKIIDNAIQAFGGGGVSDDAGLAVDYAHVRTLRLADGPDEVHNRAIARLELRKYANATH, encoded by the coding sequence ATGAATTTCGATATGTCAGACAAGCAAAAGGAATGGCTGAACCGCGTGCGCGCGTTCATGAACACGCATGTCCGCCCCGCGGTGCCGATCTATAAGCAACAGGACGCGCAGGGTGAGCGCTGGAAGGTGATCCCGATCCTGGAAGATCTGAAAAAGAAGGCGCGCGCCGAAGGCCTCTGGAACATGTTCATGCCGCCGTCCTCGCATGAGGACGATGAATTCCGTGGCGCAGGATTGACCAATCTGGAATACGCTCCGCTCTCCGAGGAGATGGGCCGCATCAGTTGGGCGTCCGAAGTCTTCAATTGCTCCGCGCCCGATACCGGCAACATGGAAGTGTTCATGCGCTATGCCACCAAGGAGCAGAAGCGCAAATGGCTGCGTCCGTTGATGGACGGCGAGATCCGCTCCGCCTTCCTGATGACCGAGCCTGCGGTGGCATCCTCGGACGCCACCAACATCGAAACCCGCATCGAGAAGGATGGCGATCATTACGTCATCAACGGCCGCAAATGGTGGTCGTCCGGCGTCGGCGATCCCCGCTGCAAGGTCGCGATCCTGATGGGCAAGACCGACCCGAACGCGGCGCGTCACCAGCAGCAGTCGCAGATTATCGTTCCGCTCGACACGCCCGGCATCAAGGTGGAAAAAATGCTGCCGGTGTTCGGCTTCGACGACGCGCCGCATGGCCACGCCCAGGTGCTGCTGGAGAACGTCCGCGTTCCCAAGGAGAACATCCTGCTCGGCGAGGGCAAGGGCTTTGAGATCGCGCAGGGCCGTCTCGGTCCGGGCCGTATCCATCACTGCATGCGCACCATCGGCAAGGCTGAGGAAGCGCTGGAGAAGATGGTGCGCCGGCTGTCGTCGCGCACCGCATTCGGCAAGAAGATCATCGAGCATTCGGTCTGGGAGCAGCGCATCGCGGAAGCCCGCATCGACATCGAGATGAACCGCTTGCTGTGCCTCAAGGCTGCCGACATGATGGACAAGGTGGGCAACAAGACCGCGCAACTCGAGATCGCCATGATCAAGGTGGCGGCGCCGAACATGGCGTTGAAGATCATCGACAACGCGATCCAGGCGTTCGGCGGCGGCGGCGTCTCCGATGACGCCGGACTGGCGGTGGACTACGCGCATGTGCGCACGCTGCGGCTGGCGGACGGTCCGGACGAGGTGCATAACCGCGCCATTGCCAGACTTGAACTTCGGAAGTATGCAAACGCTACGCACTAA
- a CDS encoding TetR/AcrR family transcriptional regulator has protein sequence MSSDRTRSAILAAAEKLYADRGFGDVTLRDIVAEANVNLAAVNYHFGSKDELIAELFVTRSLATNRERLNELKLAEEKGGGRAPIDAIFRALVGPPLRGCLGPDREGSTAARFMIRASIESVPPIRRIKNREVDHLRKFIAAMRRSLPGCDDAELYWGLHFALAMSHHTIREKERLSRLSEGQCDLNDVDAIIDRVVSVSVMALTGGEAPAKKAAARPVVPHGRLTRQDL, from the coding sequence ATGTCGAGCGATCGGACCCGGTCTGCCATCCTTGCCGCCGCGGAAAAGCTTTACGCCGATCGCGGCTTCGGCGACGTGACGCTGCGCGACATCGTCGCGGAAGCCAACGTCAATCTCGCCGCGGTGAATTATCATTTCGGTTCCAAGGACGAACTGATCGCGGAACTGTTCGTCACCCGCAGCCTCGCCACCAACCGCGAGCGGCTCAACGAGTTGAAGCTTGCGGAGGAAAAAGGCGGTGGCCGCGCGCCGATCGACGCCATCTTCCGCGCGCTGGTGGGCCCTCCCCTGCGCGGCTGCCTCGGGCCCGACCGCGAAGGCTCGACCGCGGCGCGCTTCATGATCCGCGCCTCGATTGAATCGGTGCCGCCGATCCGCCGCATCAAGAACCGCGAGGTCGACCATCTGCGAAAATTCATCGCCGCGATGCGCCGCTCGCTCCCCGGCTGCGACGACGCCGAGCTCTATTGGGGACTGCATTTCGCGCTGGCAATGTCGCATCATACCATCCGGGAAAAAGAACGGCTGTCCAGATTGTCGGAAGGACAATGCGACCTCAACGACGTCGATGCCATCATCGACCGCGTCGTTTCGGTCTCCGTGATGGCACTGACCGGCGGCGAGGCGCCAGCGAAAAAAGCGGCGGCGCGACCCGTGGTGCCGCACGGGAGACTGACCCGGCAAGACCTGTGA